Proteins co-encoded in one Cupriavidus metallidurans CH34 genomic window:
- a CDS encoding class I adenylate-forming enzyme family protein → MSQQPQQQQHQEHQQQTQQSRPPEAGAGQWPVMSLAEAHARLTAPGAPFETETRVIRGIPTTVWKNAPPTLRDLFLIAAAWGDKTFVVYEEERVSYRAFAQAATTLAQQLVRDGIHKGDRVAVAMRNLPEWPVAFYAAILAGAIVTPLNAWWTGPELEYGLADSGSRVAIVDYERLDRITEHLAACPDLERIYVVRAPANATFDDPRIVPLASVIGESDAWPALPSQSLPVVPLDPDDDVTIFYTSGTTGKPKGAVGTHRNACTVAVCAQFSPLRNLLRRGEPVPEPNPDAPQKGGLLAVPFFHVTGCMSILNGTLATGGKIVLLYRWDTLRAMELIQAERCTGAGGVPTIAWQILEHPQRGEFDLSSLENMNYGGAPASPELVRRIKEVFPHAAPGIGWGMTETSATFTSHSAEEYIHRPDSAGPALPICEMKIDDGFGRALPPGEVGELLVRGANVVHSYWNKPEATAKTFVDGWLHTGDVARIDEDGFLYIVDRMKDMLIRGGENIYCIEVESTLYDHPAIMDAAVVGIPHRTLGEEPGAVVSLKPGMKATEAELQEFVRARLAAFKVPVRVIVLEEMLPRNPNGKILKSNLRKLFAA, encoded by the coding sequence ATGTCGCAACAACCGCAGCAACAGCAGCACCAAGAGCACCAGCAGCAGACGCAGCAATCCCGGCCGCCGGAGGCTGGCGCCGGCCAATGGCCGGTCATGTCCCTGGCCGAAGCGCACGCCCGGCTGACCGCGCCGGGCGCGCCGTTCGAAACCGAGACGCGCGTGATCCGGGGCATCCCGACCACGGTCTGGAAGAATGCGCCACCGACGCTGCGCGATCTGTTCCTGATCGCGGCAGCCTGGGGCGACAAGACCTTCGTGGTCTACGAAGAGGAGCGCGTCAGCTATCGCGCGTTCGCGCAGGCGGCCACGACGCTGGCCCAGCAACTGGTACGCGACGGCATCCACAAGGGCGACCGCGTGGCCGTGGCCATGCGCAACCTGCCCGAGTGGCCTGTGGCGTTCTACGCGGCAATTCTCGCCGGCGCCATCGTCACCCCGCTCAATGCGTGGTGGACCGGTCCCGAGCTGGAATATGGCCTGGCCGATTCGGGCAGCCGCGTTGCCATCGTCGACTACGAACGGCTGGATCGCATCACGGAGCATCTGGCAGCCTGCCCCGATCTCGAACGGATCTACGTCGTGCGCGCCCCCGCCAATGCGACCTTCGACGACCCGCGTATCGTGCCGCTGGCATCGGTAATCGGCGAATCGGATGCGTGGCCGGCACTCCCCTCGCAATCGCTCCCGGTCGTCCCCCTGGATCCGGACGATGACGTGACGATCTTCTATACGTCCGGCACCACGGGCAAGCCGAAAGGCGCCGTCGGCACGCACCGCAACGCCTGCACGGTGGCCGTGTGCGCGCAATTCAGCCCGCTGCGCAACCTGCTGCGCCGTGGCGAGCCGGTGCCGGAACCGAATCCGGACGCCCCACAGAAAGGGGGATTGCTGGCGGTGCCGTTCTTTCACGTCACCGGCTGCATGTCCATCCTGAATGGCACGCTCGCCACCGGCGGAAAGATCGTCTTGCTCTATCGCTGGGACACGCTGCGCGCCATGGAACTGATTCAGGCGGAGCGCTGCACCGGCGCGGGTGGCGTGCCGACCATCGCGTGGCAGATTCTGGAGCACCCTCAGCGCGGCGAGTTCGATCTGTCGTCGCTCGAGAACATGAACTATGGTGGGGCCCCCGCCTCACCGGAACTCGTGCGCCGGATCAAAGAGGTATTCCCACATGCCGCACCGGGCATCGGCTGGGGTATGACGGAAACGTCAGCCACGTTCACAAGCCACAGCGCCGAGGAATACATCCATCGTCCCGACAGCGCCGGCCCGGCGCTGCCGATCTGCGAGATGAAGATCGACGATGGATTCGGCCGGGCACTCCCGCCCGGCGAGGTCGGCGAGTTGCTGGTCCGCGGCGCCAATGTGGTCCACAGCTACTGGAACAAGCCCGAGGCAACCGCAAAGACCTTCGTCGACGGATGGCTGCACACCGGCGACGTGGCGCGTATCGACGAGGACGGATTCCTCTATATCGTCGACCGCATGAAGGACATGCTGATCCGTGGCGGCGAGAACATCTACTGCATCGAGGTGGAAAGCACGCTATACGATCATCCGGCCATCATGGATGCGGCGGTGGTAGGCATTCCGCACCGCACGCTGGGGGAGGAGCCCGGCGCGGTGGTCAGCCTGAAGCCTGGCATGAAGGCAACCGAGGCCGAACTGCAGGAGTTCGTGCGCGCGCGTCTGGCGGCCTTCAAGGTGCCGGTGCGCGTGATCGTGCTGGAGGAGATGCTGCCGCGGAATCCGAACGGGAAAATCCTGAAGTCGAACCTCAGGAAGCTGTTCGCGGCTTGA
- a CDS encoding CreA family protein: MTRLRIGMAAGLAIGMLACAAQAEEIGSVSTNFRMTGSDKVVIEAYDDPQVDGVTCYVSRARTGGIKGTFGMAEDPPEASIACRQVGPITFKGPVKAQEDVFSERMSILFKTLHVVRAVDRKRNTLVYLTYSDRIVSGSPQNSVTAVPVPAGTPIPVK; encoded by the coding sequence ATGACCAGACTTCGTATCGGCATGGCCGCAGGCCTTGCCATCGGTATGCTTGCCTGCGCGGCACAGGCCGAAGAGATCGGCAGTGTTTCCACCAATTTCCGCATGACCGGATCGGATAAAGTTGTTATCGAGGCTTACGACGATCCGCAAGTCGACGGGGTGACCTGCTACGTCTCGCGCGCCCGGACCGGGGGCATCAAGGGCACGTTCGGCATGGCCGAAGATCCGCCAGAGGCGTCGATTGCCTGCCGCCAGGTGGGGCCGATTACGTTCAAGGGTCCGGTGAAGGCGCAAGAGGATGTGTTCTCCGAGCGCATGTCGATCCTGTTCAAGACGCTGCACGTGGTGCGCGCAGTGGACCGCAAGCGCAATACGCTGGTCTATCTGACGTATTCGGATCGGATCGTGTCCGGCAGCCCGCAGAACTCGGTCACTGCCGTGCCGGTGCCGGCGGGGACGCCGATTCCGGTGAAGTGA
- a CDS encoding acyl-CoA thioesterase, whose translation MNDLSHQLSMTVLMTPDMANFSGNVHGGTILKYLDMVAYACASRYAGRYVVTLSVDQVMFRQPIHVGELVTFLAAVNFTGRSSMEIGIKVVTENIRSKVVRHTNSCYFTMVAVDDNGAPAEVPPLQPRDEVERQRFEAAKQRRALRQEMERRHDEIKGSTP comes from the coding sequence ATGAACGATCTGTCCCACCAGCTTTCCATGACCGTGCTGATGACGCCGGACATGGCCAATTTCTCCGGCAATGTCCACGGCGGCACGATCCTGAAATACCTCGATATGGTGGCCTACGCCTGCGCCAGCCGCTATGCCGGCCGCTACGTGGTTACGCTGTCGGTGGACCAGGTGATGTTCCGCCAGCCGATCCATGTGGGCGAACTTGTGACGTTCCTGGCTGCCGTCAACTTCACGGGCCGCAGCTCGATGGAGATCGGTATCAAGGTGGTGACCGAGAATATCCGCAGCAAGGTCGTGCGCCATACCAATAGCTGCTACTTCACGATGGTCGCCGTTGACGACAACGGTGCGCCGGCCGAAGTGCCGCCGCTGCAGCCGCGTGACGAAGTGGAGCGCCAGCGTTTCGAAGCCGCCAAGCAGCGACGCGCGCTGCGCCAGGAAATGGAACGTCGCCACGACGAGATCAAAGGCTCCACACCGTGA
- a CDS encoding HU family DNA-binding protein: protein MNKGELVSAIAAEAELSNAAAERALNAALDSIKKAVAKGDSVTLVGFGSFSSGKRAARTGRNPRTGETIKIPAAKTVKFSAGQGFKDAVNKKK from the coding sequence ATGAATAAAGGTGAACTGGTATCGGCCATCGCCGCGGAAGCAGAACTCAGCAACGCCGCCGCCGAGCGCGCGCTGAACGCTGCGCTGGACAGTATCAAGAAGGCAGTAGCCAAGGGCGACTCGGTCACTCTGGTGGGTTTTGGCAGTTTCAGCTCGGGCAAACGTGCTGCCCGCACCGGTCGTAATCCGCGCACCGGCGAAACGATCAAGATTCCTGCGGCCAAGACCGTGAAGTTCTCGGCAGGTCAGGGTTTCAAGGACGCTGTGAACAAGAAGAAGTAA
- a CDS encoding ammonium transporter — MDNLKTGTDAMFILLGAIMVLAMHAGFAFLELGTVRKKNQVNALVKILVDFAVSTISYFFIGYTVAYGVQFMSGADVLAQKSGYELVKFFFLATFAAAIPAIISGGIAERSRFNPQLAATFVLVGFVYPFFEGIAWNNRFGIQDWIASVTGAPFHDFAGSVVVHAVGGWIALPAVLLLGARRGRYQKDGRISAHPPSNIPFLALGAWVLAVGWFGFNVMSAQTVDKISGLVAINSLMAMAGGTLAAWWAGRNDPGFAYNGPLAGLVAVCAGSDLMHPLGALITGAVAGVLFVHLFTLAQNKWHIDDVLGVWPLHGLCGAWGGIAAGIFGSHALGGIGGVSIVAQLIGTAMGIVIALVGGTVVYGTLKKVVGIRLDAEEEYNGADLTLHRISATPERETSW, encoded by the coding sequence ATGGACAACTTGAAAACCGGTACGGATGCAATGTTCATCCTGCTTGGCGCGATCATGGTGCTAGCCATGCACGCGGGATTCGCATTCCTGGAGCTTGGCACCGTCCGCAAGAAGAATCAGGTCAATGCCCTGGTCAAGATCCTGGTCGATTTCGCGGTCTCGACGATTTCATACTTTTTTATCGGTTATACGGTCGCCTACGGTGTGCAATTCATGTCCGGGGCAGATGTACTGGCGCAAAAAAGCGGCTATGAGCTGGTGAAGTTCTTCTTCCTGGCCACATTTGCTGCGGCCATCCCGGCGATTATCTCGGGCGGTATTGCCGAGCGCTCGCGATTCAACCCGCAACTGGCAGCCACGTTCGTGCTGGTCGGTTTCGTCTACCCCTTCTTCGAAGGCATCGCGTGGAACAACCGATTCGGCATCCAGGACTGGATCGCCTCCGTGACCGGTGCGCCGTTTCATGATTTTGCCGGCTCGGTGGTGGTCCACGCGGTCGGTGGCTGGATCGCGCTGCCGGCGGTGCTGCTGCTGGGCGCACGCCGCGGCCGCTATCAGAAGGATGGCCGCATCAGCGCGCACCCGCCTTCGAATATCCCGTTCCTCGCGCTGGGCGCCTGGGTACTGGCGGTGGGCTGGTTCGGCTTCAATGTCATGAGCGCGCAGACCGTCGACAAGATCAGCGGCCTTGTCGCGATCAACTCGCTGATGGCAATGGCGGGCGGCACGCTGGCCGCGTGGTGGGCCGGCCGCAACGATCCGGGCTTTGCCTACAACGGCCCCCTGGCAGGCCTGGTCGCCGTTTGCGCGGGCTCGGACCTAATGCATCCGCTGGGCGCGCTGATTACCGGCGCGGTGGCGGGTGTGCTGTTCGTTCATCTGTTTACGCTGGCGCAGAACAAGTGGCACATCGACGACGTACTCGGTGTCTGGCCCCTGCACGGCCTGTGCGGCGCCTGGGGCGGCATCGCCGCGGGCATCTTCGGCAGCCACGCGCTCGGCGGTATCGGCGGCGTCTCGATCGTGGCCCAGCTTATCGGCACGGCCATGGGGATCGTGATTGCCCTGGTGGGCGGCACCGTGGTCTACGGCACGCTGAAGAAGGTCGTCGGCATTCGCCTGGACGCTGAGGAGGAGTACAACGGCGCCGACCTGACACTGCACCGCATCTCCGCTACACCGGAGCGCGAAACGAGCTGGTAA
- a CDS encoding mechanosensitive ion channel family protein, which yields MDTSSLQSIRDVIYGYATVFGVKILAALAFWVVGRWLIHFVVRMVQNSLARQKVDPTLLRYVGSIVTVTLNVVLVIGILGYFGIQTTTFAALIAAAGVAIGMAWSGLMSNFAAGAFLVVLRPFKVGDFVSVGGVTGTVREIGLFSTTLDTPDNVMTVVGNNKIFSDTIQNFSANAFRRVELKAQLAGSTDVAAATALLKEKIAAIPNVLTEPPVDVEILEFTLVGPVLAVRPYCHTDHYWQVYFDTNRTIRDSFGQAGFQAPMPAQVVVMQNAPAVSVASGTPANQAA from the coding sequence ATGGATACTTCTTCGTTGCAAAGCATCCGCGATGTGATTTATGGCTATGCCACTGTTTTCGGCGTCAAGATCCTTGCCGCCCTCGCCTTCTGGGTGGTCGGCCGCTGGCTGATTCATTTCGTGGTGCGCATGGTCCAGAATTCGCTGGCCAGGCAGAAGGTAGACCCGACGCTGCTGCGCTACGTTGGCTCGATCGTTACCGTCACGCTGAATGTCGTGCTGGTCATCGGCATCCTCGGCTACTTCGGCATCCAGACTACGACGTTTGCGGCGCTGATCGCCGCAGCCGGTGTTGCTATCGGTATGGCCTGGTCTGGCCTGATGTCGAACTTCGCGGCCGGCGCGTTCCTGGTGGTCCTGCGTCCGTTCAAGGTCGGGGATTTTGTATCCGTCGGTGGTGTCACCGGCACGGTGCGCGAGATCGGCCTGTTCTCCACCACGCTCGACACGCCCGACAACGTCATGACGGTCGTCGGCAACAACAAGATCTTCAGCGACACGATCCAGAATTTCTCGGCCAATGCGTTCCGCCGGGTCGAATTGAAGGCGCAACTTGCCGGGTCGACGGACGTGGCAGCCGCCACGGCTTTGCTCAAGGAAAAGATCGCGGCCATTCCGAACGTGCTGACCGAACCGCCCGTCGATGTCGAGATCCTTGAATTCACGTTGGTTGGCCCGGTCTTGGCCGTCCGCCCCTACTGCCATACCGATCACTACTGGCAGGTCTATTTCGATACCAATCGCACGATTCGCGACAGCTTCGGCCAGGCGGGCTTCCAGGCGCCGATGCCGGCCCAGGTCGTGGTGATGCAGAACGCGCCGGCCGTATCGGTAGCATCGGGCACGCCGGCAAACCAGGCGGCCTGA
- a CDS encoding Bcr/CflA family multidrug efflux MFS transporter, translated as MTSTKGAPSSSRFPLWLLICASLTAIAPLSIDMYLPSFPALAADLHTDIGQVQLTLGTFLVGLAIGQAFYGPISDRFGRKPPLYVGLTIYGAAAAGCAMASTVDSLMLWRFLQALGGCTGLVVSRAVIRDRMEAHESARAYSSLMLVMGLAPILAPLIGGAVLAASGWRAIFWIHCGAAVLLLWFVHVRMEESLDVQRRRTLHPVAVLRSYWELLRDREFLGYSLAAGCVQGGMFAYIAGSPFVLIELHGIDPSHYGFVFGANAFGLIGMSQVNTRLVRARALDDVLRVALFAPCVAGLVLAGTALIGWATLPVLLVCFFAFLSGLGCITPNASALALSHQSHRAGTASALMGTLQFGFGTLAGAAVSLWHDGTALPLAVVMAVCGSGAVVLRLYGRAGMRQRSQSAT; from the coding sequence ATGACGTCGACCAAGGGCGCGCCATCGTCCTCCCGTTTTCCCCTCTGGCTTCTGATTTGCGCATCGCTGACCGCCATCGCGCCGCTGTCCATCGATATGTACCTGCCGAGCTTCCCGGCGTTGGCAGCAGATCTGCATACCGACATCGGACAGGTGCAGCTGACGCTTGGCACGTTTCTGGTTGGGCTGGCGATTGGACAGGCGTTTTACGGCCCGATCAGCGATCGCTTCGGCCGCAAGCCGCCACTGTACGTCGGACTCACGATCTACGGCGCGGCGGCTGCAGGCTGTGCGATGGCGTCGACCGTCGATTCGTTGATGCTCTGGCGGTTCCTGCAGGCGCTTGGCGGCTGTACCGGCCTGGTAGTCTCGCGCGCGGTGATTCGTGACCGGATGGAAGCCCATGAGTCGGCGCGGGCGTACTCCTCGCTGATGCTCGTGATGGGCCTGGCGCCGATCCTGGCGCCGCTGATTGGTGGCGCGGTGCTGGCGGCTTCCGGCTGGCGTGCGATCTTCTGGATTCACTGTGGCGCAGCGGTGCTGCTGCTGTGGTTCGTCCACGTACGCATGGAGGAGTCGCTCGACGTGCAGCGCCGCCGGACACTGCATCCGGTTGCAGTGCTGCGCAGCTACTGGGAGTTGCTGCGCGATCGCGAATTTCTCGGCTATTCGCTGGCGGCGGGATGCGTGCAGGGCGGCATGTTCGCCTATATTGCGGGGTCGCCGTTTGTGCTGATCGAACTGCATGGCATCGATCCCTCCCACTACGGCTTTGTTTTCGGGGCGAATGCGTTTGGCCTGATCGGCATGTCGCAGGTCAATACCCGCCTGGTGCGGGCGCGCGCGCTTGACGATGTGTTGCGCGTGGCGCTGTTCGCGCCTTGCGTGGCAGGTCTCGTCCTGGCCGGCACAGCCCTGATCGGCTGGGCAACGCTTCCGGTACTGCTGGTCTGCTTCTTCGCATTCCTGTCGGGCCTTGGCTGCATCACGCCCAACGCCTCGGCTTTGGCGCTATCCCATCAGAGTCATCGCGCCGGCACGGCTTCGGCGTTGATGGGCACGTTGCAGTTCGGCTTCGGCACGCTGGCAGGCGCGGCGGTCAGCCTCTGGCACGATGGCACCGCGTTGCCGCTGGCCGTTGTCATGGCTGTCTGCGGCAGTGGCGCGGTCGTGCTGCGTCTCTACGGGCGGGCAGGTATGCGGCAGCGCTCCCAATCCGCAACCTGA
- the mdoH gene encoding glucans biosynthesis glucosyltransferase MdoH, translating into MELHLTPRLKQLPAQAAAVCERYVDRLPASPEVRSELLADALSPAVSSLPAEGIEVPSAMTELQWRLAGRDPKEKDIADLNTRNTAGGAAYASVPRRFAMAYGNPQVDGAPLLQRRDDGTVRVDTGPEPQRASMVPRQWPPHVISGWIRNTWRKMLGRPPVPETWDTLHDGPDAEGKWHPAGSHRRWFLLALVVIQTALATYFMAKVLPYHGADPLEVAILVLFAVLFSWVSAGFWTAMMGFLVLAKGGDRHLISRSAASDAPIDPAARTAVIMPICNEDVTRVFAGLRATYESLERTGELQHFDFIVLSDSGNPDLRTAEHDAWMEVCRAVGGFGRIYYRWRRHRVKRKTGNVADFCRRWGSKYRYMIVLDADSVMSGDCLATLTRLMEANPGAGIIQTAPLAVGRDTLYARVQQFSTRVYGPLFTAGLHYWQLGESHYWGHNAIIRIKPFMEHCGLAPLPGKGPLSGEILSHDFVEAAVMRRAGWGVWIAYDLPGSFEELPPNLLDEVKRDRRWCQGNLMNFRLWMKQGFHAVHRAVFLTGIMAYVSAPLWFLFLLLSTAALAKHALVPPEYFTKPYQMFPTWPEWHPEKALALFSATATLLFLPKLASVLLLLKDAKQYGGVVRLFISMLLEMTMSALLAPTRMLFHTKFVIAAYSGWGISWKSPPREDAETTWGEAFRRHGWHTLLGLVWGAGVYWISPGFIWWLLPIVGSLALSIPLSVMLSRVSLGRAARRAGLFMIPEETVVPREIVETQQHVENAQEVPGFVDAVVDPVTNALMCATGTARKIQPEAARLQHAALVQHALTNGPKSLSAAQKHVLLGDPFALARLHELVWGSPLADSAWKETRVLMRRAPNVLPLRPRAA; encoded by the coding sequence ATGGAGCTACATCTTACCCCCAGGCTAAAGCAGTTACCGGCCCAGGCGGCGGCAGTATGCGAGCGCTATGTCGATCGTCTGCCGGCTTCGCCCGAGGTACGTAGTGAACTGCTGGCCGATGCCCTGTCTCCGGCTGTGTCGAGCCTGCCGGCTGAGGGCATTGAAGTGCCGTCGGCGATGACGGAGTTGCAATGGCGCCTGGCTGGGCGTGACCCGAAGGAGAAGGACATCGCGGATCTGAATACGCGGAATACGGCCGGTGGTGCTGCATATGCCTCGGTGCCCCGACGCTTCGCGATGGCGTACGGCAATCCACAGGTCGATGGCGCCCCGTTGCTGCAGCGTCGGGATGATGGCACCGTGCGCGTGGACACGGGCCCGGAGCCGCAGCGCGCGTCCATGGTGCCGCGTCAGTGGCCACCGCATGTGATCTCGGGCTGGATTCGCAATACCTGGCGCAAGATGCTGGGCCGGCCGCCGGTCCCAGAAACCTGGGATACGCTGCATGACGGCCCGGATGCCGAAGGCAAGTGGCATCCCGCTGGGTCGCATCGTCGTTGGTTCCTGCTGGCGCTGGTGGTCATCCAGACCGCGCTGGCCACGTATTTCATGGCGAAGGTACTGCCGTATCACGGTGCGGATCCGCTCGAAGTGGCGATCCTGGTGCTGTTCGCCGTGTTGTTCTCGTGGGTGTCGGCTGGCTTCTGGACGGCGATGATGGGCTTTCTGGTACTGGCCAAGGGCGGTGACCGCCATCTGATATCGCGCAGTGCCGCGAGCGATGCGCCGATCGATCCCGCCGCCCGCACGGCCGTGATCATGCCGATTTGCAATGAAGACGTGACGCGCGTCTTCGCCGGTTTGCGCGCGACCTACGAATCTCTCGAGCGCACCGGCGAGCTGCAGCATTTCGATTTCATCGTCCTGTCCGATAGCGGCAATCCCGATCTGCGCACGGCCGAACATGACGCGTGGATGGAAGTGTGCCGCGCCGTAGGCGGATTCGGCCGCATCTACTACCGCTGGCGTCGCCACCGTGTGAAGCGCAAGACCGGCAACGTGGCCGACTTCTGCCGCCGCTGGGGCAGCAAGTATCGCTACATGATCGTGCTTGATGCTGACAGCGTGATGAGTGGCGACTGCCTGGCCACGCTGACGCGGCTGATGGAGGCCAACCCAGGTGCAGGCATCATCCAGACCGCGCCGCTCGCGGTCGGCCGCGACACGCTTTACGCGCGCGTGCAGCAGTTCTCCACTCGCGTCTACGGCCCGCTGTTTACGGCTGGCCTGCATTACTGGCAACTTGGTGAATCGCACTACTGGGGCCACAACGCAATCATTCGCATCAAGCCGTTCATGGAGCACTGCGGCCTGGCGCCGCTGCCGGGTAAGGGTCCGCTCTCTGGCGAGATTCTGTCCCACGACTTTGTCGAGGCAGCGGTCATGCGCCGCGCGGGCTGGGGCGTGTGGATCGCATACGACCTGCCGGGTTCGTTCGAGGAATTGCCGCCGAACCTGCTCGACGAGGTCAAGCGAGACCGCCGCTGGTGCCAGGGCAACCTGATGAACTTCCGGCTCTGGATGAAACAGGGCTTCCACGCGGTGCACCGCGCGGTGTTCCTGACCGGCATCATGGCCTACGTGTCGGCGCCGCTCTGGTTCCTGTTCCTGCTGCTGTCCACGGCCGCGCTGGCGAAGCACGCGCTGGTGCCGCCCGAGTACTTCACCAAGCCGTACCAGATGTTCCCAACCTGGCCGGAGTGGCATCCGGAGAAGGCGCTCGCGCTGTTCTCGGCAACGGCCACGCTGCTGTTCCTACCCAAGCTGGCCAGCGTGTTGTTGCTGCTCAAGGACGCCAAGCAGTATGGCGGTGTGGTGCGGCTGTTCATTAGCATGTTGCTGGAGATGACGATGTCGGCCCTGCTGGCACCGACGCGCATGCTGTTCCACACGAAGTTCGTGATCGCAGCCTATAGCGGCTGGGGGATCTCGTGGAAGTCGCCACCGCGCGAGGACGCCGAGACCACCTGGGGCGAGGCATTCCGTCGCCACGGCTGGCATACGCTGCTGGGACTGGTGTGGGGCGCAGGCGTCTACTGGATCAGCCCGGGCTTCATCTGGTGGCTGCTGCCAATCGTTGGGTCGCTTGCGCTGTCGATTCCGTTGTCCGTGATGCTGTCGCGGGTGTCCCTGGGTCGTGCCGCGCGTCGCGCGGGCCTGTTCATGATTCCCGAGGAAACTGTCGTGCCGCGCGAGATCGTGGAGACGCAGCAGCATGTGGAGAATGCACAGGAGGTGCCGGGCTTCGTCGATGCCGTGGTCGATCCGGTGACCAACGCGCTGATGTGCGCCACCGGTACCGCGCGCAAGATCCAGCCCGAAGCGGCACGGCTGCAACACGCGGCGCTCGTGCAGCACGCGCTGACGAACGGGCCGAAGTCGCTCTCGGCTGCGCAGAAGCACGTGTTGCTGGGCGATCCGTTCGCGCTGGCCAGGCTGCATGAGCTGGTTTGGGGTTCGCCACTGGCGGACAGCGCCTGGAAGGAAACGCGCGTGTTGATGCGCCGGGCGCCGAACGTGTTGCCATTGCGTCCACGGGCGGCCTGA
- a CDS encoding glucan biosynthesis protein G — protein sequence MSGLGRWIGGGLLAAMVVTAHAFDFETVAARARQLSASPYKPVKHDLPRELKDLPYERYREIEYKPERFAWRGQRLPFEVSFFHEGMVFDQPVKINEVVGNSVREFRFDPSAFNYGSHRVDPAKLKGLGFAGFKLLYPLNQGKRKDELASFLGASYFRALGKDQWYGLSARGLAVDTALNSGEEFPRFVEYWIERPAANDKQLTIYALMDSRRVSGAYRFVIKPGNETVMEVKSRLFLRENVTKLGLAPLTSMYLFGENQPSQDTDYRPEVHDSDGLSVQLGTGEWIWRPLVNPKRLLVTSFAATNPQGYGLMQRDRSFDNYQEIGAWYERRPSAWVEPKGNWGSGRVELVQIPTPDETNDNIVAFWVPDSPPKPKQAFDYEYRLKWQKDGENLPPLSWVTQTRRGQGLTRKQDDTSFSLMVDFEGPAFKKLPDDARLDAVISADANGELLKTTVQRNEATGGWRMTMFMRRKDENKPVELRGYLRNGNTTLSETWSYILPPG from the coding sequence ATGTCCGGTCTTGGGCGATGGATTGGTGGCGGCCTGCTGGCGGCGATGGTGGTGACTGCGCACGCGTTCGACTTCGAGACCGTGGCGGCGCGCGCGCGTCAGTTGTCGGCGTCGCCGTACAAGCCGGTGAAACACGACTTGCCGCGCGAACTGAAGGATCTTCCCTACGAGCGTTATCGCGAGATCGAGTACAAGCCCGAACGCTTCGCGTGGCGCGGCCAGCGGCTGCCGTTCGAGGTGTCGTTCTTCCACGAGGGCATGGTGTTCGACCAGCCGGTGAAGATCAACGAGGTGGTCGGCAATAGCGTGCGCGAATTCCGATTCGATCCTTCCGCGTTCAACTATGGCTCTCACCGGGTGGATCCGGCCAAGCTCAAGGGACTCGGGTTTGCCGGTTTCAAGCTGCTGTATCCGCTGAACCAGGGCAAGCGCAAGGATGAGCTGGCGTCGTTCCTGGGCGCGAGTTACTTCCGCGCGCTGGGCAAGGACCAGTGGTATGGTCTGTCGGCCCGCGGCCTGGCGGTCGACACGGCCTTGAACTCGGGCGAGGAGTTTCCGCGCTTCGTCGAATACTGGATCGAGCGACCGGCGGCCAACGACAAGCAGCTGACCATCTACGCGCTGATGGACTCCCGCCGCGTGAGTGGCGCGTACCGGTTCGTCATCAAGCCCGGCAACGAGACCGTGATGGAAGTGAAGTCACGTCTCTTCCTGCGTGAGAACGTGACCAAGCTGGGTCTGGCGCCGCTGACGAGCATGTATCTGTTTGGCGAGAACCAGCCGTCTCAAGACACCGACTACCGGCCCGAGGTGCATGATTCCGATGGCCTGTCGGTGCAGCTTGGTACCGGCGAATGGATCTGGCGTCCGCTGGTCAACCCCAAGCGACTGTTGGTGACATCGTTCGCCGCCACCAATCCGCAAGGGTATGGCCTGATGCAGCGCGATCGTAGCTTCGACAACTACCAGGAGATCGGAGCCTGGTATGAGCGCCGTCCGAGTGCCTGGGTGGAGCCGAAGGGTAACTGGGGTTCGGGCCGCGTGGAGCTGGTGCAGATTCCAACGCCCGACGAGACCAACGACAACATCGTCGCGTTCTGGGTGCCCGACAGCCCGCCGAAACCCAAGCAGGCATTCGATTACGAGTACCGCCTGAAGTGGCAGAAGGATGGCGAGAACCTGCCGCCGCTGTCATGGGTCACGCAAACGCGCCGTGGGCAGGGCCTTACGCGCAAGCAGGATGACACCAGCTTCTCGCTGATGGTGGATTTCGAAGGCCCGGCCTTCAAGAAACTGCCCGATGACGCGAGACTGGATGCAGTGATTTCGGCGGACGCCAATGGCGAACTGCTCAAGACAACAGTCCAGCGCAATGAGGCCACGGGTGGCTGGCGCATGACGATGTTCATGCGGCGCAAGGACGAGAACAAGCCGGTTGAGTTGCGCGGCTATCTTCGCAACGGCAATACAACCCTTTCCGAAACATGGAGCTACATCTTACCCCCAGGCTAA